GCGATGCTCGACACCTTCGCCCGGATCTTCTTCGGCGCCCTGTCGGCGGCCGGCGCCGCGGCCGCCTCCGACGACGACGCGGCGGCGGGGGCCGACCGCGCGGAGCGGGCGATCGGTGCGGTGCTGACCGGGTTGCGCGAGCTCCTGGAGGCCGGTCGCGGCCCCCAGGAGCCCGGTGCTGCGTCTGTCGCTACTTCGCGAACGTGACGTCGCCGTTGACGGCCGGGACCAGCTCGACCCACGTGTGGCCGGCCGGGACGGTGAGCTCGCCGTTCTTCGTGCTGAGCTCGATCCGGCCGGTCAGGCCGTCCTTGGACCAGGTGCCCCGGACCACGCGACCGCCGTGGAACAGCAGCGCCGCGCCGGTGCCCTCGAACTTCGTCTCCGGCACGGGGTAGCCCGCGGGGTCGGTGTAGCCGGCGTCGCCGACCTTGACCCGCAGCACGAGCACCGAGTCGGCCGGGAACTCGTCGCCCTCGGCGGCGTAGGAGTCGGTGTTGACGTAGCGCCCGCCCTGGAACTGCCACGACGTGGTGTGCGCCCCGAAGTCGGCGGTGAGGGTGCTGGCCTTGTCGCCCTTGGGCAGGTCGGCCTCCGTGCCCCACGGCAGGTAGGCGGGCGGCTCCTCCTCGGCCTTGAGCCGCTTCGAGATGTCGGCGAGGTGTGCGAAGAGGTTGTAGGGCGCCGAGCGGGTGTTGTCGCGGTAGACGCCGGCCGCACCCTCTGTGATCCACGGGATGCCCGCGCCGTTGATCCGGTTGATCGTCACCTGCGCCGCGCCGCTGGTCACGACGGTGGCGCCCTCCGGCACGATGCCGATGTCGCTGGCGCGCATCGAGCGGACCGGACCGATGTCGGCGGGGACCTTCGAGTAGTAGAAGGCCGCGAGGCGCGTGTAGCCGCCCTCGACCAGCTCCTCGACCACCAGGTCGGCCGACCCGAGGCCCACCTGCGGGGCGCTCGAGGACGTGTTGTCGACCTTCGTCACGATCACCGGGTGCTTCGGCGCGTTGCCCTTGCGCTCCAGGCCCGTCAGCGGCCAGTAGACCGGCTCGGGCGGCGCCGAGGCGTCCGACGTGGTCGGCTCCGACGAGGCCGCCGGGTCACCCGGGGTCTCCTCGTCGCCCCCGCCGCACCCGGCGAGCAGCAGCGAGGCCGCGGCGAGCGCGGCGACGGACACGGTGAGGCGGTGACGCACGGGGGGACTCCGATCGGACGGGGGTGGTGCAAGAAGTGTGCGGGCGCGCCCTCCCCCGTGGGGGAAGGCGCGCCACACAGTAGATCAGTGCGACGAGCCTCTCAGCGTCGGCGCAGCGTGCCGCCGAACCACTGGGAGGTCCACGGCACCGCCACCTGGACGCGCTGGCCGGAGCCGGGCGAGTGCAGCATCACCGCGTGGCCGTCCTGCCAGCGCAGGAAGATCGCGGCGTGGTAGACCCCGCCGCTGCCGTGGAAGAACATCAGGTCGCCCGCGCGCATGTCCTGCTTGGCGATCCGGCGGGTGAACCCGGCCTGCGCGGCCGACGTCCGCGGGACCGGGAACCCGGCCTGGCGGTAGCTGAAGTAGATGAGTCCGGAGCAGTCGAACGAGCCCGGCCCGCTGGCGCCGTAGGCGTACCAGTCGCCACGCTGGCGCATCGCGGTGTCGCGGGCGCCGAGCACCCGGTCGTCGACCCGGCGCGCGGCACGGCGGGCCTGCTTGCGCTGGCGCTCCTTGGCCGACTGCTTCGCGGTCGGCGTGGCGGAGGTCGTGGCGACCGTGCTGGTCGTGCTGCTGCCGGTGGTGCTGCCGTCGGCAGCGGTGGCCGCCGGGGCGGCGAGCACCGAGGCGCCGAGGCCGGCGCCGGCGAGGGCGAGCGCGCAGGCTCGCGCCGTGCGATGAGTCGCAGGCATGGAGGTGTCCTTTCCCACGCCTGTGAGGTGAGCTGTCGGGCTGGAGCTGGAAGGTGCTCCGCCACCGCGGTGGCTTCGCCCCGAGCCGACGGCGTGCGCGGGTGCGCGCGCGTCGGCGGTGGAACCTGTGGGTCCCCCACTCCTGCCCTCGGTGATCTCGGGGGTGCGTCCCGGCCGGGCAGGACTCGGCGTAGTCCGGGACGGTTCAGTTGTCGTTCGGTCGACGCTTCAGGCGGGCCCGAGCCGGCCTGGGGGTACTCGACGGCCCATTACGGTGGCAGACCGGCGCGGGCGCCGCAAACCGGGTCCGCGACGACGACGGCCCCGGACCCGCGTCGTCGCGGGTCCGGGGCCGTGAGGTTCGTCTCAGCCGAGCTTGCGTCCGCCGTCGACGTAGAGCGTCTGGCCGGTCACGAAGGACGCCTCGTCGCTGCAGAGGAACGCGGCCGCGGCGGCGATGTCCTCGGGCTGTCCGACGCGGCGCACGGGGGTGGCCTCGGCGTTGAGCCGCTGCAGCTCCTCGGGCTCCATCTTGAGCCGGCGCGCGGTCGCGTCGGTCATCTCGGTCGCAATGAACCCGGGGGCGATCGCGTTGGCGGTGATGCCGAACGGGCCGAGCTCGATGCCGAGGGTGCGGGTCAGGCCCTGGATGCCCATCTTGGCGGCGGAGTAGTTGGCCTGGCCCCGGTTGCCCAGCGCGGAGACGCTGGAGAGGTTGAGGATCTTGCCGTACTTCTGCTCCACCATCCGCGACTGCGCGGCCTTGGTCATGTTGAAGACGCCCTTGAGGTGGACGTTCATGACCAGGTCCCAGTCGTCCTCGGTCATCTTGAACAGCAGGTTGTCGCGGGTGATGCCGGCGTTGTTGACCAGCACGTGGATCCCGCCCAGCTCGTCGACGACGCGCTGCACGGCGGCCTCCGCGGCGGCCGCGTCCACGACGTCGCAGGCGATCCCGACGGCCTTCGCGCCGTCGGTGAGCTCGAGCCGGCCCGCGGCCTCGCTGGCTGCTGCCTCGTCGAGGTCGAGGACCGCGATCGAGGCGCCCTCGCTGGCGAACCGCTGCGCGATGCCGAAGCCGATGCCCCGCGCTGCTCCGGTGATGACGGCGACGCGCCCGTCGAAACGACCCATCTGGACTCCTGAGTTCTGGGGGTGTTGAGGACGTGGCCGAGGCTACCGACCCGGTCGTGTCGGTACGGTGCCGGGATGAGGCGAGAGTTCCGGGCGGCGGCGGTGGTCGCCGCCGTGATGGCCGCCGCCGCGCTGCTCGTGGCGTGGACCCATCACCTCCCGGTGCGCGACCCGGACGGGGCCTCGCTCCCCACCTGGTTCCGCCTGCCGACGATCGTGGGCTCGGCGATCCTGCTCGACGTCGTGGCGCGGTGGGCGCTGCTGCGCCGTCGGCGGGGACCCGGCGGCCCGCCGACGCTGCTGGCGGTGGCGCGGCAGCGGTGGGACCGCGACCAGCTCGCGTTCACGGCGAGCGGGCTGCTCACCTGGTACGTCGCCTACGTCGCCTTCCGCAACCTCAAGAGCTATGTCCCGTTCGTGACCGACCGGCTCGCCGACCCCGCCCTCGCCCGGATCGACCGCGTGCTCTGGCTCGGCCACGACCCCGCGGTCGTCCTGCACCACGTCCTCGGCACGGGCGTGACCAACTGGGTCTGCGCCGCCGTCTACCTGATCTGGATCGGGCTGGTGCCGGCCAGCCTGGCGATCGCCCTCGTCTGGACCCGCCGCTCGACCGCCGGCGCGTGGTACGTCACGGCGATCTCGGTCGACTGGATGCTGGGCGCCGCGCTCTACTACGCGGTCCCCTCGCTGGGCCCGACCTACGCCCGGCCCGAGTGGTTCGCGGCGCTCCCGCACACCCCGAACACGTCGGTGCGCGACGCGCTCCTCGCCGACCGGGTGCAGGTGCTCTCCGGCCCTTGGGACACCCATGCCGTGCAGACCATCGCGGCCTTCGCCTCGCTGCACGTCGCGGTCATGCTGACGATCTGCCTGATGACCGAGGTGATGCGCCTGCCCCGCGCCGTCCGGGTGGCCGCGTGGGCGTTCCTCGCGCTCACCGTCCTCGCCACGGTCTATCTCGGGTGGCACTACGTCGCCGACGTGCTCGCGGGCCTCGTGGTCGGCGCCGCCGCCTTCGTGATCGCCGCCGTCGCGACCGGCAACCCCCTGCAGCGGCGTGAGCGACCGTGGTCGTTCCGCGGCGCCCTCGACCTCACCCCGGTCGCGACCACGGCGGCCGCGGGATCCCGCGACGACCCCGACTCGGTGGGCTCCCGGGGCTGAGCGTCACCAGATCCAGGCCCGGACCTCAGCAGCGTCGACGACCTCGCGCCACGCGTCCTTGCGCCCCAGCACGGTGAGGTCGGTGACCTCGCGGGTCACCGGGTCGTAGAGGCTGAGCGAGCCCCGCGGGTGGGTCGCGTCGCAGTCGTCGCGGGTACGGGCCAGCAGCAGGTCGTCGCCGCGCGTCCCGACCAGCCGGAGGGTGTCGTCCCCCCATCCCGGCACCCGCACGACGCGGACCGTGCCCGAGGCGTACTGCCGGGTGAGGAACGCTCCCCCGCAGCCGCCGTAGGACTCGTAGAACGACCCGCCCGGCACGGTGGCGACCTCGCCGTCGTTGAAGACCTGCGGCCCGTCGCGCCGGGTGCGGTTGGTGTGCCTCACGCCGAGCGCCGACGAGGTGCCGTCGAGGTCGACGATCCGCAGCTGCGAGCCCTTGCGGTCGTTGCACGCCGCGACCACGGAGTCGGCGTCGGCCCAGCGCAGCGGAGCGCAGAAGGCCGGCGCCCGGAACGACCGGCTCGTCGCCGTCGCCAGGTCGGTGACCCACCACCGGCGGCCCTGCGGCGTGACGATCGTGCGGCCGTCGACCGACGTGATCGGCGACCCGTCGTTCATCGCGCGGAACCACGTCCGCGACCCGTCCCAGCCGAGGGTCCCCACCCGGCCGGCGCGTCGCCCGGTCGGGTACGTCGTCAGCAGCACGCCGCTGCCGTCCGGGTCGAGCGCGACGGTGCTGGAGCGCCGCGGCGCTGCGACCGACCGCGTCGCGCCGGTGGTGACGTCGTAGGACACCAGCTGGTCGCCGGACCGCCCCTGCGAGACCCGCAGCAGGGCCGTGTGCAGCTCCGGGCGCCAGTCGGCGAGGGAGAAGTCGCCGGGGAAGAAGCCGTCGCGGTCCTCGGCCACGCCGACCTCGTAGACGGGGTGCCGCGCCCCGTCGGGCGTGATCACCTCCAGCGATCGGCGCAGCCCCGTCGCGCCGACCTTCTCGAAGCGGCCGTGCGAGACGACCGCGAGCACGGACTCGGCGCCGAGCTGGTCGGCGGTCACCGTCGCGGTGACCGGCACGGGCAGCGTCGGCTGCCGGTCGGCGCCGGGGACGTCGGTGGCACCGACGGGCGCGGTGGCGGCTGGCGCGGTGGTGGCGGTCAGGGCGGCGAGGAGCGCCGCGGCAAGGCCCGAGCGGACGGTGCGTCGTGTGGTCATGGTGTCCCCCTGTCTGACAGGGAGACGCGCGCCGGGGCGTCCTGGTTGCCTGCGGCGTCAGGCCAGTGCGGCGCGCAGGCGCTCGGCGTACGCCTCGGGCTCGCCGTCGGCGTACTTCGTGCGGGGCCAGAAGAAGCCGCGCAGGCCGTCGCCCTTCGTGCGGGGCACGACGTGCAGGTGCAGGTGCGGCACCGACTGGCTGACGGTGTTGTTGATGGCCACGAACGAGCCCTGCGCGCCGAGGCCGTCCTTGACCGCGACCGCCAGCCGTTGCGCAGCGTCGAGGAATCCGTCGCGCAGCGCCGCCGGGAGGTCTGGCAACGTCTCGACGTGCTCGCGCGGCACCAGCAGCACGTGGCCCTTGAACACCGGGCGGGTGTCGAGGAACGCCACGAGGTCGTCGGTCTCGAGCACGACGTGCCCGGGCAGGTCGCCGGAGACGATCCGGCAGAAGACGCAGTCGGCCATGGCGCCAGTGTGCCGATCAGGCGCCGAGCACGGCCCAGGCGATGAGCTTGTCGAGCCTGCGGATGTCGACCTTCTTGTCGAGCTTGATCTTGATGTGACCGGCGCGGGTCCACATCTCGAGCTCGGCGTTGAAGTCGAGCAGCTTGCCGGCGTTCTCGGAGGACCACATGTCGATGCGGCTGTAGGGCAGCGAGTACACCTCGACCTTCTTGCCGGTGATCCCCTGGGCGTCGCGGACGATGAGGCGCTTGGTCGTGAAGATCGCCGAGTCACGGAAGGTCTTGTAGGCGGCGACGGCCTGCTCCCCCTCCACGAGGAGGTCGTGGACGTCGGCAGGGATCGGGATCTCCTGGACCAGGGTCCAGGACGTGATGGCAGCAGTTTCCATGGCCGCACCCTGACATGCCGCACCGACATCCGTGTCCGGTTCGTCGCGGACCGCCCCGTCTAGGCTCGGCGGGTGCGCATCGTCTCCCTGATCCCGTCGGCCACCGAGATCCTGTTCGCCGTCGGCGCGGGCGACGAGGTCGTGGGCGTCACCTTCGAGTGCGACCACCCGCCCGTCGCGAGGGAACGGCGGGTGGTGTCGACCTCGGCGATGCCCGAGGGCCTGACGCCCGGCGAGATCGACGCCTTCGTCGCAGCCGCGATGAGCGCCGGTGAGGACCTCTACCGCCTCGACGCCGGCGCGCTCGCCGACCTCGACGCCGACCTCGTCGTCACCCAGGACCTGTGCGCGGTCTGCGCGGTCGACGTGGACACCGTCGACGGCGCGCTCGAGCACCTCGGCTGCCGGGCCGACGTCGCGACCCTCGACCCCCACACGCTGGCCGACGTGCTCGCCTCGGTCACCGAGATCGGCCGCCTCACCGGTCGTGAGCGGCAGGCCGCCGACCTGGTCGCGTCGCTGGAGGCCCGGCTCGCCGCGGTCGAGGCGCGCGTCGCCGGACGCGAGCGTCCGCGGGTGCTGGTGCTGGAGTGGACCGACCCGCCGTTCACGCCCGGCCACTGGATCCCGGAGATGGTCGTCCGCGCCGGTGGAGAGCCGACCCTCGGCACCGCCGGTGCCCGGTCGGGGCGCACCACCTGGGAGGAGGCGCGCGCCTCCGCGCCGGACGTCGTCGTGGTCGCACCCTGCGGCTTCGGCCTCGACGCCAGCGCCGACCTGGCGGCGGGCGTACGCCACCACTTCCCCGACGTCCCCGTCTGGGCGGTCGACGCCGACGGGCAGTTCGCCCGGCCCGGGCCGCGGCTGGTCGACGGCGTCGAGGCGCTCGCAGCGGTGCTGCACCCCGACGCGGGGCTCACGCCGGGCGCGGCCCGCGAGGTCTGACGCCCGTCAGTCGCGGTGCCAGGTCACCGCGGCGTCGAGCCCCGCGCGCGACGTGCGGAACCCGTTGACCGGGTGGTCGGGGTCGGCGTAGCCGAACGACACCCCGAACACGACGAGCCGGTGCTCGGGGAGGCCGAGGTGCTCGCGGACCAGCGAGGGGTACGCCGCGAGCGCGGCCTGCGGCGCGGCGGCGAGGCCGAGCGCCTGCGCGCCGAGCAGGAACGTCTGGAGCCACAGCCCGCAGTCGATCGCGCCGTAGACGCCGAGGTCGGCCTCGGTCGTGACGATCGCGACGTGCGGAGCGTCGAAGAGGTCGAAGTTGCGCAGGGTCTGCTCGAGGCGGCGCGTGGCGTCGTCCCGCTCGATCCCAACGCTGGCGTGGAGCTGGTGGCCGCACTCGCGGCGCCGGTCGCGGTAGACCCCGGCATAGCTCGGCGGGAACGGGAAGTCGGGCCCCTGCGGCTGGGACATCACGTGCGCGGCCAGCGCGGCGCGGAACCGGTCCGTGGCGGCGCCGGTGACGACCTCGACCCGCCACGGCTGGGTGTTGCACCACGACGGGGTGCGCTGCGCGGTCTCCAGCAGTCGCTCGACCACGTCCTCCGGGACCGGGTCGGGGCGGAACTGGCGGCAGGTGTGGCGCTCGGCCAGCAGGCGGGCGAGCGTCTCGTAGGACTCGGTGGTCACGGGGCCCATCCTGCCGTCCGGCGGAAATCGGCAAAACGCCCCGTCGTCGCACCGGCTCGCCGACGATGGACGGACCATGCACCTCTCGTCGCTCGTCCGTGTCCTGGCCTCCGTCGCGCTGCTGGCGACCCCGGCCGCGGTCGCGGCGACGGCCGTCTCCCCTGCCACGGCCGTCGCTCCCGACCGCGAGCCCGCACCGCACGTGCAGGTCCGCGCCCGTGCCGCCCAGCCGGTCTGGCTGGCCCCGGCGCGCGCCCACCGGCAGAACCCGACCAACCCGCTCGCGGGCCGGTTGTGGGGCGTCTACGAGGGCCCGCAGGACCAGGTGTGGCGACCCTTCACCGAGGCCACCGGCAAGGTCCGCGAGGCGCTGGCCACGATCGCCGAGCGGCCCCGCACCAAGTGGTACGGCGCGTTCGTGCCCGACACGTCGATCCGCCAGACGGTCACCGACTACGTCGCGTCGTCGCAGGACGGCAACCCCGAGACGCTCGCGCAGATGGCGGTCTTCCGGATGGTGCCGTGGGAGGGCGAGGCCTGCACCCGCCCCACCACCCCGGCCGAGGCCGCGAGCTATCGCACCTGGGTCACCGAGCTCGCGGCCGGCATCGGGGCCGCCCACACGCTCGTCGTGATGCAGCCCGACGGGCCCTTCCTGCTCTGCGCGCCCGACCGCGCTGCGAAGTCCGAGCTGCTCACCTGGGCCACCCAGACCCTCAGCGCGCTGCCGAACACCAGCGTCTACATCGACGCCGGCGCCGCCGACTGGTGCGAGAACGGCACCCGGCAGGAGTCGTCGAGCTGCGCGAAGATCCTTGAGCTGTCGGGGATCCAGTACGCCCGCGGCTTCGCGCTCGACTCCACCCACTACACCGGGCCGGTCGAGAACATCGACCGCGGTGCCGAGATCCTCGAGATCCTGCGCGCCGACGGCTACGGCGACAAGCACTTCATCGTCGACACCGCGAAGTCCGGGCGACCCACCATGTGGCCCGACATCGTCCCGGCCACGAAGAAGGACCTCAAGAACAACGCCCGCACCTGCTCGACGCGGAAGATGAAGCGCTGCGTCACCCTCGGCATCCCGCCGACCCCGCGCCCCGCCGACCCGCAGTGGGGGCTGCCGGCGAAGCAGCGCCGGATCGCGGCGACGTACGTCGACGGCTTCGTGTGGTTCGGCCGACCCTGGCTGTTCAACCAGGCCGACCCGTTCGTCGCCCAGCGTGCGCTCGACATGGTCCGCACGACGCCGTGGACGGCCACCGGTCCCCGCTGAGCACCCCCGCTGGTCGAGGAACGACGAAGTCGTGTCACGAGACCCCGCTCCCGCTGGTCGAGGAACGACGAAGTCGTGTCACGAGAGCCCTGTCACGATGACGGCATGACCACCCACGCCCTCGCCGACGACCTCGCCCCCACCGGCACCCTCCGCGCCTCGATCAACCTCGGCAACCCGGTGCTCGCCCAGGGCACGCCGGACGCTCCGACGGGCGTGACGGTCGACCTCGCCCGCGAGCTCGCGTCGCGGATCGGCGTCCCGGTCGACCTGCTGTGCTTCGACGCGGCCCGTGACTCCTTCGCCGCGATCGAGGACGGCCGCGCCGACGTCTGCTTCCTCGCCGTCGACCCGGCCCGTGCCGAGGCGGTCGCCTTCTCGGCGCCGTACGCCGTCATCGAGGGCGTCTTCGTGGTCCCCGGCGACTCGCCGCTGACCACCTCCGACGACGTCGACCGGCCGGGCGTGCGGGTCGGCGTGAAGAACGGCTCGGCCTACGACCTGTTCCTCACCCGCACGCTGGCCCACGCGGAGCTGGTGCGCGGCGCCGAGGGCACCACCGTCTTCCTCGACGAGGGCCTCGAGGCCGGCGCGGGCATCCGCCAGCCGGTGACGGACTTCGCCGCCGCGCACCCGGGCACGCGGGTCCTCGAGCCGCGCTTCATGGAGATCCAGCAGGCCGTCGGTGTCCCCCGCTCGCGCAGCGGCGCCGCCGTCGACGCGCTGCGCGCGTTCGTCGAGGACGTCAAGGCCAGCGGGTTCGTCGCGGAGTCGCTCGCCCGCTCGGGGCGTACGGACGCCTCGGTCGCCCCGCCGGCCTGAAGCGTTCCCCGTTGGTCGAGGAGGGACGGAGTCCCGCCGCACCCCGTTGGTCGAGGAACGACGAAGTCGTGTCACGAGACCCCTGGACCACTTGCGAGCGCTGCCTGGGGAACCAACTGCAGCCCGGAGCGGCCTTTTCGCCTGCACCTGGTTCCCCAGCTGAGCTCTGCGGTCTCGTGACGGTCGCTTTGCGACCTCCTCGACCAGCGAGGGCCCGCGCGACCTCCTCGACCAGCGAGGGCAGCGCCCCTGTCAGCCCTTCAGCAGCGTGACGACCTCCTGCGCGGCCTCCTTGCTGGACGCCGGGTTCTGGCCGGTGACGAGGTTGCCGTCGACGACGACGAACGGCGCCCACGGCTCGCCCGACGAGAAGCTCGCGCCCGACTCGCGCAGGCGGGACTCCAGCAGCCACGGTGCCTTGTCGGCGAGGCCGGCCTGCTCCTCCTCGGCGTCGGTGAAGGCCGTCAGCCTGCGCCCCTCGAACAGCCACGAGCCGTCCTCGCGCTTCGCCGGCAGCAGGCCTGCGGGGCCGTGGCAGACCGAGGAGACGACCTTGCCGCCGTCGAGCATCGTCACCAGCACGCGACCGAGGTCGGGGTCGACGGCGAGGTCCTCCATCGGGCCGTGCCCGCCGGGCACGAAGACGGCGTCGTAGGCGTCGAGGTCGA
Above is a genomic segment from Nocardioides okcheonensis containing:
- a CDS encoding cobalamin-binding protein, translating into MRIVSLIPSATEILFAVGAGDEVVGVTFECDHPPVARERRVVSTSAMPEGLTPGEIDAFVAAAMSAGEDLYRLDAGALADLDADLVVTQDLCAVCAVDVDTVDGALEHLGCRADVATLDPHTLADVLASVTEIGRLTGRERQAADLVASLEARLAAVEARVAGRERPRVLVLEWTDPPFTPGHWIPEMVVRAGGEPTLGTAGARSGRTTWEEARASAPDVVVVAPCGFGLDASADLAAGVRHHFPDVPVWAVDADGQFARPGPRLVDGVEALAAVLHPDAGLTPGAAREV
- a CDS encoding SDR family NAD(P)-dependent oxidoreductase; this translates as MGRFDGRVAVITGAARGIGFGIAQRFASEGASIAVLDLDEAAASEAAGRLELTDGAKAVGIACDVVDAAAAEAAVQRVVDELGGIHVLVNNAGITRDNLLFKMTEDDWDLVMNVHLKGVFNMTKAAQSRMVEQKYGKILNLSSVSALGNRGQANYSAAKMGIQGLTRTLGIELGPFGITANAIAPGFIATEMTDATARRLKMEPEELQRLNAEATPVRRVGQPEDIAAAAAFLCSDEASFVTGQTLYVDGGRKLG
- a CDS encoding transporter substrate-binding domain-containing protein — protein: MTTHALADDLAPTGTLRASINLGNPVLAQGTPDAPTGVTVDLARELASRIGVPVDLLCFDAARDSFAAIEDGRADVCFLAVDPARAEAVAFSAPYAVIEGVFVVPGDSPLTTSDDVDRPGVRVGVKNGSAYDLFLTRTLAHAELVRGAEGTTVFLDEGLEAGAGIRQPVTDFAAAHPGTRVLEPRFMEIQQAVGVPRSRSGAAVDALRAFVEDVKASGFVAESLARSGRTDASVAPPA
- a CDS encoding phosphatase PAP2 family protein, whose protein sequence is MRREFRAAAVVAAVMAAAALLVAWTHHLPVRDPDGASLPTWFRLPTIVGSAILLDVVARWALLRRRRGPGGPPTLLAVARQRWDRDQLAFTASGLLTWYVAYVAFRNLKSYVPFVTDRLADPALARIDRVLWLGHDPAVVLHHVLGTGVTNWVCAAVYLIWIGLVPASLAIALVWTRRSTAGAWYVTAISVDWMLGAALYYAVPSLGPTYARPEWFAALPHTPNTSVRDALLADRVQVLSGPWDTHAVQTIAAFASLHVAVMLTICLMTEVMRLPRAVRVAAWAFLALTVLATVYLGWHYVADVLAGLVVGAAAFVIAAVATGNPLQRRERPWSFRGALDLTPVATTAAAGSRDDPDSVGSRG
- a CDS encoding C40 family peptidase, encoding MPATHRTARACALALAGAGLGASVLAAPAATAADGSTTGSSTTSTVATTSATPTAKQSAKERQRKQARRAARRVDDRVLGARDTAMRQRGDWYAYGASGPGSFDCSGLIYFSYRQAGFPVPRTSAAQAGFTRRIAKQDMRAGDLMFFHGSGGVYHAAIFLRWQDGHAVMLHSPGSGQRVQVAVPWTSQWFGGTLRRR
- a CDS encoding nitroreductase: MTTESYETLARLLAERHTCRQFRPDPVPEDVVERLLETAQRTPSWCNTQPWRVEVVTGAATDRFRAALAAHVMSQPQGPDFPFPPSYAGVYRDRRRECGHQLHASVGIERDDATRRLEQTLRNFDLFDAPHVAIVTTEADLGVYGAIDCGLWLQTFLLGAQALGLAAAPQAALAAYPSLVREHLGLPEHRLVVFGVSFGYADPDHPVNGFRTSRAGLDAAVTWHRD
- a CDS encoding PH domain-containing protein; translated protein: METAAITSWTLVQEIPIPADVHDLLVEGEQAVAAYKTFRDSAIFTTKRLIVRDAQGITGKKVEVYSLPYSRIDMWSSENAGKLLDFNAELEMWTRAGHIKIKLDKKVDIRRLDKLIAWAVLGA
- a CDS encoding HIT family protein; protein product: MADCVFCRIVSGDLPGHVVLETDDLVAFLDTRPVFKGHVLLVPREHVETLPDLPAALRDGFLDAAQRLAVAVKDGLGAQGSFVAINNTVSQSVPHLHLHVVPRTKGDGLRGFFWPRTKYADGEPEAYAERLRAALA
- a CDS encoding glycoside hydrolase family 6 protein → MHLSSLVRVLASVALLATPAAVAATAVSPATAVAPDREPAPHVQVRARAAQPVWLAPARAHRQNPTNPLAGRLWGVYEGPQDQVWRPFTEATGKVREALATIAERPRTKWYGAFVPDTSIRQTVTDYVASSQDGNPETLAQMAVFRMVPWEGEACTRPTTPAEAASYRTWVTELAAGIGAAHTLVVMQPDGPFLLCAPDRAAKSELLTWATQTLSALPNTSVYIDAGAADWCENGTRQESSSCAKILELSGIQYARGFALDSTHYTGPVENIDRGAEILEILRADGYGDKHFIVDTAKSGRPTMWPDIVPATKKDLKNNARTCSTRKMKRCVTLGIPPTPRPADPQWGLPAKQRRIAATYVDGFVWFGRPWLFNQADPFVAQRALDMVRTTPWTATGPR
- a CDS encoding type 1 glutamine amidotransferase domain-containing protein, which codes for MPRILTVLTGADHWTLNDGTTHPTGFWAEELLAPLEVFADAGIDVDLASPGGRTPVVDEGSLDPGTIGEEESAKQRKALDALQERLASTLVLADVDLDAYDAVFVPGGHGPMEDLAVDPDLGRVLVTMLDGGKVVSSVCHGPAGLLPAKREDGSWLFEGRRLTAFTDAEEEQAGLADKAPWLLESRLRESGASFSSGEPWAPFVVVDGNLVTGQNPASSKEAAQEVVTLLKG
- a CDS encoding DUF3048 domain-containing protein, whose protein sequence is MRHRLTVSVAALAAASLLLAGCGGGDEETPGDPAASSEPTTSDASAPPEPVYWPLTGLERKGNAPKHPVIVTKVDNTSSSAPQVGLGSADLVVEELVEGGYTRLAAFYYSKVPADIGPVRSMRASDIGIVPEGATVVTSGAAQVTINRINGAGIPWITEGAAGVYRDNTRSAPYNLFAHLADISKRLKAEEEPPAYLPWGTEADLPKGDKASTLTADFGAHTTSWQFQGGRYVNTDSYAAEGDEFPADSVLVLRVKVGDAGYTDPAGYPVPETKFEGTGAALLFHGGRVVRGTWSKDGLTGRIELSTKNGELTVPAGHTWVELVPAVNGDVTFAK